A portion of the Hyalangium minutum genome contains these proteins:
- a CDS encoding Fur family transcriptional regulator encodes MAQHGLKSTRQRSLIIDTFFSVGGHLSVEELWSKVREQDTKVSVATVYRTMKLLNDCGLAHARNFGDGQTRYEAAAGREHHDHLICTRCGQIVEFENDRIEAMQDAVARKHGFIVTSHKMELYGLCKDCQRTASERKTEA; translated from the coding sequence ATGGCGCAGCACGGGCTGAAGAGCACACGCCAGCGCAGCCTCATCATCGACACCTTCTTCTCGGTGGGCGGGCACCTGTCCGTCGAGGAGCTCTGGAGCAAGGTCCGCGAGCAGGACACCAAGGTCTCGGTGGCCACCGTGTACCGGACGATGAAGCTGCTGAATGACTGCGGGCTGGCGCACGCGCGCAACTTTGGCGACGGGCAGACGCGGTACGAGGCGGCCGCGGGACGCGAGCACCATGATCACCTCATCTGCACGCGCTGCGGGCAGATCGTCGAGTTCGAGAACGATCGCATCGAGGCGATGCAGGACGCGGTGGCGCGCAAGCACGGCTTCATCGTGACGTCGCACAAGATGGAGCTGTACGGCCTGTGCAAGGACTGCCAGCGCACTGCCTCTGAGCGCAAGACCGAGGCATGA
- a CDS encoding FmdB family zinc ribbon protein, translating to MPIYEYSCQSCGKTIDVLQKVSDPTPETCSACGATGSLSKIVSRSSFVLKGGGWYSDLYSSTKKDGASSSSDSSSSSSSSSNSTPSSSTPSASSSTSSTSSTSSSSSSAAPAAASSGSKS from the coding sequence ATGCCCATCTACGAGTATTCCTGTCAGAGCTGTGGAAAGACGATCGACGTGCTCCAGAAGGTGAGCGATCCGACTCCCGAGACGTGCTCCGCCTGCGGTGCCACCGGCTCGCTGTCGAAGATCGTCAGCCGCTCCAGCTTCGTCCTCAAGGGCGGCGGCTGGTACTCGGATCTCTACAGCTCCACCAAGAAGGACGGCGCCAGCAGCAGCTCGGACTCGAGTTCGTCCTCCAGCTCCAGCTCCAACTCGACGCCCTCCAGCAGCACGCCGTCCGCGAGCAGCAGCACCTCCAGTACCTCCAGCACCTCCAGTTCCTCCTCCTCTGCGGCTCCGGCTGCGGCGTCGAGCGGCAGCAAGAGCTAG
- a CDS encoding PHP-associated domain-containing protein, translated as MLIDLHAHTHLSKGCDLDPRAVLERAALFGLDGVAFTETNTQDGCDELFDVGAKSKLKVFVGLELITDKGQYLCFFPKPELAPEPVQLWGSNREKPWSAAECLPKVKSMGAAIIAARPYDREFPNPPMDFIRSLNLLSGVEGYNAKVKQTANDLAVEAAESLKLPCTGGSDARGSLDEVGRGATLFKRPIATQEQLVAELLKGEYWPVMAGELPRLTRPGEAQAGKSGGKRGGGGGGGGGNRRRRR; from the coding sequence ATGCTGATCGACCTGCACGCGCACACACATCTCTCCAAGGGCTGCGATCTGGATCCCCGCGCCGTGCTCGAGCGGGCGGCGCTGTTCGGACTGGACGGGGTGGCCTTCACCGAGACGAACACGCAGGACGGCTGTGATGAGCTGTTCGACGTGGGCGCCAAGTCCAAGCTCAAGGTGTTCGTCGGGCTGGAGCTGATCACCGACAAGGGCCAGTACCTGTGCTTCTTCCCGAAGCCGGAGCTGGCGCCCGAGCCCGTGCAGCTGTGGGGCAGCAACCGCGAGAAGCCCTGGAGCGCCGCCGAGTGCCTGCCCAAGGTGAAGTCCATGGGCGCGGCCATCATCGCGGCGCGGCCGTATGATCGGGAGTTTCCGAACCCTCCCATGGACTTCATCCGCTCGCTGAACCTGCTGAGCGGCGTGGAGGGGTACAACGCCAAGGTGAAGCAGACGGCCAATGATCTGGCCGTGGAGGCCGCCGAGTCCCTGAAGCTTCCCTGCACGGGCGGCAGCGATGCGCGCGGCTCGCTGGACGAGGTGGGCCGCGGCGCCACGCTCTTCAAGCGCCCCATCGCTACGCAGGAGCAGCTCGTGGCGGAGCTGCTCAAGGGCGAGTACTGGCCGGTGATGGCAGGCGAGCTGCCCCGGCTCACGCGGCCGGGCGAGGCCCAGGCCGGCAAGAGCGGAGGCAAGCGCGGCGGGGGCGGCGGGGGCGGCGGGGGAAACCGTCGCCGTCGCCGCTGA
- a CDS encoding serine/threonine-protein kinase yields MRPVHRRILGVLVTACTLVGAGFATLKLEERGQKVAQTRSAQMVGVALTGARESLTRRLRGVEARAAAGASLNPVRALVAEHVDSATLQDAFGTESWWKAFRDEFSLHVLLKGRERFDFTPDGVSRPMELSPLLAAAEGRSLASSLLLVGDVPYLAAAAEVEVPPSAVAGRALLVLARPLSSVELGALAQEVHAALVLADARGVSLAQAWGASSQQLPSPDLQEAPLTGAKGEWSVARAEVGPGLFLWARVDSRAEAAQARGAARALMLPVGFTALLISGIALWLGLRSQRDTATAELLAEATERLAAAEAQIQRLSRSLPAIRDQDIPSATLPSPLPRIEPSLAAPVPFGRYELLRPLGEGGMARVYLALARSDGGFERLFVIKRLHEPLTRKPDSVTQFMDEARLGASLIHSNVVPVYDFGQVDGEYYMASEYILGRDLDTVLRRSFELEGGPLEPATVFFVAQEVLKALGYAHTKQDAQGQPLGIVHRDVSPMNVLASARGEVKLLDFGIAKSAHRSTQTRAGLVKGNVNFMAPEQARGHEVDARADLFSLGLTLFWCLTGEHLYDAQSDFERILQAAEGPSEPHWERISRLPTPSVAILERALQPHPTDRFQSAEEFARALPAIQPEDTLSLERAMLRLFGEELRAEAAYRSALAAVSESPTSLGHAFTG; encoded by the coding sequence ATGCGCCCTGTGCACCGACGCATTCTCGGGGTCCTCGTTACCGCCTGCACACTCGTGGGGGCGGGCTTCGCCACGCTCAAACTGGAGGAACGTGGACAGAAGGTGGCCCAGACGCGCTCAGCGCAGATGGTGGGCGTGGCGCTCACCGGGGCCCGCGAGTCGCTCACCCGCCGGCTGCGGGGCGTGGAGGCCCGGGCCGCGGCGGGTGCTTCCTTGAATCCCGTGCGCGCGCTGGTCGCCGAGCACGTGGACTCCGCCACCCTCCAGGATGCCTTTGGCACGGAGAGCTGGTGGAAGGCGTTCCGGGACGAGTTCTCCCTCCACGTGCTCCTCAAAGGACGCGAGCGCTTCGACTTCACTCCGGATGGGGTCTCCCGGCCGATGGAGCTCTCGCCGCTGCTGGCTGCGGCGGAGGGCCGCTCGCTGGCTTCGAGCCTGCTCCTGGTGGGAGACGTGCCGTACCTGGCCGCAGCGGCGGAGGTGGAGGTGCCTCCCTCGGCGGTGGCTGGGCGGGCCCTGCTGGTGCTCGCACGGCCCTTGAGCAGTGTGGAGCTGGGGGCTCTGGCACAGGAGGTCCATGCGGCGCTCGTTCTCGCCGATGCCCGGGGCGTGTCCCTGGCGCAGGCGTGGGGCGCGAGCTCGCAGCAATTGCCTTCCCCCGACTTGCAGGAGGCCCCCCTCACGGGAGCGAAGGGTGAGTGGTCCGTGGCTCGGGCCGAGGTGGGGCCGGGCCTGTTTCTCTGGGCCCGGGTGGACAGCCGGGCCGAGGCCGCTCAGGCGCGCGGCGCGGCGCGGGCGCTGATGTTGCCCGTGGGGTTCACGGCCCTGCTGATCTCGGGCATCGCGCTCTGGCTCGGGCTGCGCTCTCAGCGGGACACGGCCACGGCGGAGCTGCTGGCCGAGGCGACGGAGCGGCTCGCCGCGGCGGAGGCCCAGATTCAGCGCCTGTCTCGCTCGCTGCCGGCCATCCGGGATCAGGACATTCCGAGCGCCACCCTTCCCTCTCCCCTGCCGCGCATCGAGCCGTCGCTCGCGGCGCCAGTGCCCTTTGGCCGCTACGAGCTGCTGCGCCCGCTGGGCGAGGGCGGCATGGCGCGGGTGTACCTGGCGCTCGCCCGGAGCGATGGCGGCTTCGAGCGCCTGTTTGTCATCAAGCGGCTGCATGAGCCGCTCACGCGCAAGCCGGACTCGGTGACGCAGTTCATGGACGAGGCCCGGCTGGGCGCCAGCCTCATCCACTCGAATGTGGTCCCCGTCTATGACTTCGGCCAGGTGGACGGCGAGTATTACATGGCCTCGGAGTACATCCTGGGCCGGGATCTCGACACGGTGTTGCGCCGCTCCTTCGAGCTCGAGGGTGGCCCCCTGGAGCCCGCCACCGTCTTCTTCGTGGCGCAGGAGGTCCTCAAGGCGCTCGGGTACGCGCACACGAAGCAGGATGCGCAGGGCCAGCCGCTGGGGATCGTCCACCGCGACGTGTCGCCGATGAACGTCCTGGCCTCAGCTCGCGGAGAGGTGAAGCTGCTGGACTTTGGCATCGCCAAGAGCGCGCACCGCTCCACGCAGACACGGGCGGGGTTGGTGAAGGGCAACGTGAACTTCATGGCCCCGGAGCAGGCGCGAGGACACGAGGTGGATGCGCGCGCGGATCTCTTCTCACTGGGCCTGACGCTCTTCTGGTGCCTCACCGGAGAGCATCTCTACGACGCGCAGAGCGACTTCGAGCGGATCCTGCAGGCTGCCGAGGGCCCCAGCGAGCCGCACTGGGAGCGCATCTCCCGGCTGCCCACGCCCTCGGTGGCGATCCTCGAGCGGGCCCTGCAGCCCCACCCAACGGATCGCTTCCAGTCGGCCGAGGAGTTCGCCCGGGCCCTGCCTGCGATCCAGCCCGAGGACACCCTGAGCTTGGAGCGCGCCATGCTGCGCCTCTTTGGCGAGGAGCTGCGCGCCGAGGCCGCCTACCGCTCCGCTCTGGCTGCCGTCTCGGAGTCGCCCACCTCGCTTGGCCACGCCTTCACGGGCTGA